The genomic interval GGGCCTGATCGGCGGCTTCTGCCACCTCTATATCGGCCAGGAAGCGGTCGTCGTCGGCATGCAGATGGCCGGCGAGGACGGTGACCAGAACATCACCGGCTATCGCGACCACGGCCACATGCTCGCCTGCGGCATGGACCCCAAGGGCGTGATGGCCGAGTTGACCGGACGCCGCGGAGGCTATTCCCGCGGCAAGGGCGGCTCGATGCACATGTTCAGCCGCGAGAAGCAGTTCTTCGGCGGCCACGGCATCGTCGGCGCGCAGGTCGCGCTCGGCACCGGCCTCGCCTTCGCCGACGCCTACCTCAAGAACGGCAAGGTCAGCTTCACCTATATGGGCGACGGCGCGGCCAACCAGGGCCAGGTCTACGAGAGCTTCAACATGGCGGCTCTTTGGAAGCTGCCGGTCGTCTACGTGATCGAGAACAACCGCTACGCCATGGGCACGTCGGTGGCCCGCGCCTCCGCTCAGACGGACTTCTCCAAGCGCGGCCTCTCGTTCGGCATCCCCGGCGAGCAGGTGGACGGCATGGACGTGCGGACGGTTCGCGAGGCCGCTTCGCGTGCCATCAACCACGCCCGTTCGGGCGAGGGCCCCTACATCCTCGAGATGCAGACCTACCGCTATCGCGGCCACTCGATGTCCGATCCGGCCAAGTACCGGACCAAGGACGAGGTCTCGAAGATGCGCGACGAGCACGATCCGATCGAGATGGTGCGCAAGCGCCTGCTCGAGGCGCACGGCGTGCCCGAGGCGGAGCTGAAGAGCATCGACGCCAAGGTCCGCGAGGTCGTCAACGAGTCGGCGGATTTCGCGACTCACGATCCCGAGCCCGATCCGTCGGAACTCTGGACCGACATCCTTCTCGAAGCCCGCGCCTGACTGTGTCCCTGACACGCTCCCGAGCCGTCGAGGCCCGGGGGTCCTGAGCGACGCCTTCGATAAAAATACACGCCCGACCGTCGACGCACCCGGATCGATAGAGCAGCGCATATGGCGACCGACATCCTGATGCCCGCCCTCTCTCCGACCATGGAGGAGGGAAAGCTCGCCAAATGGCTGAAAAAGGAGGGCGATCCGGTCAAGGCCGGCGACATCCTGGCCGAGATCGAAACCGATAAGGCGACGATGGAGGTCGAGGCGATCGACGAGGGTGTCCTCGCCAAGATCCTCGTTGCGGACGGCACCGAGAACGTCGCCGTCAACACGCCGATCGCCATCATCGCCGAAGAGGGCGAGGACGTGGCAGCGGCGGCCGCGAGCGGCGGCAAGGGCAAGCCCGACGGTGCCTCCGGCGGTTCGCCCGCTCCGACCCCCGATATGCAGGCCGAAGGCATGGCCGACAAGTCGGCCGCCACCGCCAAGACCGACGACGACGCGCAGAAGGCTCCGGCCTCGCCCGCCATCATCACCAACAAGGCGCCGGACCCGGTGATGGAGGAGTTCCCGGCCGACTCGCCGATGAAGACCACGACCGTGCGCGAAGCCCTGCGCGACGCCATGGCCGAGGAGATGCGCAAGGACGACAAGGTCCTGGTGATGGGTGAGGAGGTCGCCGAGTACCAGGGCGCCTACAAGATCACGCAAGGCTTGCTTCAGGAATTCGGCGCGCGCCGCGTGGTCGATACCCCGATCACCGAGCACGGCTTTGCCGGCATCGGCGTCGGTGCGGCCTTCATGGGCCTCAAGCCCATCGTCGAGTTCATGACCTTCAACTTCGCCATGCAGGCGATCGATCACATCATCAACTCGGCGGCCAAGACGCTCTACATGTCCGGCGGCCAGCTCGGTTGCCCGATCGTGTTCCGCGGCCCCAACGGCGCGGCTGCCCGCGTCGGTGCCCAGCACAGCCACGACTACGCCGCGTGGTACTCGAACGTACCGGGCCTCAAGGTGATCGCGCCCTACACCGCCTCCGACGCCAAGGGCCTGCTCAAGGCGGCGATCCGCGACCCCAACCCGGTGATCTTCCTCGAGAATGAGATTCTCTACGGCCAGTCGTTCCCGGTGCCGGAGATCGAGGATTTCGTCCTGCCGATCGGCAAGGCGCGCATCCACCGCCCCGGCAAGGACGTCACCATCGTTTCTTTCTCGATCGGCATGACCTACGCGCTCAAGGCGGCCCAGGCGCTGGCCGAGGAAGGCATCGAGGCGGAGGTGATCGATCTTCGCACGATCCGCCCGATGGACAGTGCCACGGTGGTCGAATCGGTCAAGAAGACCGGCCGCTGCGTCTGCGTGGAAGAGGGCTTCCCGCAATCGGGCGTCGGCGCCGAGATCGTCGCCCGCCTGATGGTCGATGCCTTCGACTATCTCGATGCGCCCGTCCTGCGGGTCACCGGGAAAGACGTACCGATGCCCTACGCGGCCAACCTTGAGAAACTGGCTCTGCCGAGCGTGGCGGAAGTCATCGAGGCGGTCAAAAGCGTCTGCTACAAATAAATACAGGTAAATGTCGGAAACGTTCGAAGAACTCGAGATCCCGCCCGACGCCCTGGAACAGGGCGGGATCGAGATCGTGCGCGCTTCCATCGTCGATGGTGCGGTGAGCGTAGCGCTCCGGCGGGCCTTCGAGGACCCGGCGACGTGGGGCCGCCTGCTCATCGACCTCGCGCGGCAAGCGGCTCGCGCCTACGCGAAGGAAACGGACATCTCGGAGGAGGAAGCCTTCGAGCGCATCCGTGCCGGGTGGGAGGCCGAAAGCCTCGATCCCAACAACGCCCTCAACTGACCCTCCCTCTCAAGGCCGCTCGGGAACGATACGATGCCGATCAACGTCCTGATGCCCGCGCTCTCCCCGACCATGGAGAAGGGCAACCTCGCCAAGTGGCTCAAGAAGGAGGGCGACGCCATCAAGTCCGGCGACGTCATCGCCGAGATCGAGACCGACAAGGCGACCATGGAGGTCGAGGCGGTCGATGAGGGCGTGCTCGCCAAGATCCTCGTAGCCGAAGGCACGGCCGACGTTCCGGTCAACGAGCTGATCGCGCTGATCGCCGAGGAGGGCGAGGATCCGGGCAGTGTCCAGGCTCCGAAGGGTGGGGCCGAGGCGAAGACCGCCCCCGTCGAGCCGAAGGGCACGCCCGACCAGAACGCCGCGCCCGACGGTGCTCACGCTTCCTACGCGCGCGTCGATCAAGCGCCCGAGGGTGCCAAGCCGAACGGCGCCGCGCAGCCGGCGGGCTCCGGCGACCGCGTCTTCGCCTCGCCGCTCGCGCGCCGCATCGCCAAGCAGGAGGGCGTCGATCTTTCGGCGGTGAAGGGCTCGGGTCCGCATGGCCGCGTGATCCAGCGCGACGTGCAGGCGGCGATCGAAGGCGGCACGGCGAAAGCCGGTGCGGCGGCCAAGCCCGAGGCCAAAAGCGCCCCCGCGCCCGAGAAACCCGCGCCGAAGGCGGCCTCCGGCGGCGCACCGGCCGGGCTCAGCCTCGATCAGGTCAGGGGCTTCTACGAGAAGGGCAGCTTCGAGGAAGTGCCGCTCGACGGTATGCGCAAGACCATCGCCAAGCGCCTCACCGAGGCGATGCAGGTCGCGCCGCACTTCTACCTCACCGTCGATTGCGAACTCGATGCGCTGATGAAGCTGCGCGAGACGCTCAACGGCTCGGCCGGCAAGGACAAGGACGGCAAGCCGCTGTTCAAGCTTTCGGTGAACGACTTCGTCATCAAGGCGATGGGCCTCGCGCTCACCCGCGTTCCCGCCGCCAACGCCGTCTGGGCGGAAGACCGTATCCTGCGCTTCAAGCACGCCGAGGTCGGCGTCGCGGTGGCGATCGATGGCGGCCTGTTCACCCCGGTGATCCGCAAGGCCGACCAGAAGACGCTCTCCGCCATCTCCAATGAGATGAAGGATTTCGCAGGCCGCGCGCGCGCCAAGAAGCTGAAGCCGGAAGAGTACCAGGGCGGCGTCACCTCGGTGTCGAACCTCGGCATGTTCGGCATCAAGCACTTCACGGCGGTGATCAACCCGCCGCAATCGAGCATCCTCGCGGTCGGCGCAGGTGAGAAGCGCGTCGTCGTGAAGGATGGGCAGCCGACCGTTGCCCAGGTGATGACGGCGACCCTCTCCTGCGACCACCGCGTCCTCGACGGCGCGCTCGGTGCCGAGCTGATCGCGGCCTTCAAGGGGCTGATCGAGAACCCGATGGGGATGCTCGTCTAAGGGCCGTCAACGCGCACCTTCGCCCACGGTGCGGAGCCGGGCGGGAAGGCGAATCGGCTCGAGCCGGCCGCTCTCGTGATCCCGTCCGTCACCGCCGGCCAAGCCGCCCGATCCTCATTCTCACCCCTTCCCCACAAGCGGGAGGGGAGCAGGAGGCCTTGATGTCCGAAACCTATGACGTCCTCATCATCGGCGCGGGGCCCGGCGGCTACGTGACCGCAATCCGCTCGGCACAGCTCGGTTTCAAGACCGCCGTGATCGACCGCGAACATCTCGGCGGCATCTGCCTGAACTGGGGCTGCATTCCCACCAAGGCCCTGCTGCGCTCGGCCGAGATCTACCACTACATGCAGCACGCCTCCGATTACGGTCTCTCCGCCAAGGAGGTCAGCTTCGACGCGGCGGCGATCGTCAAGCGCTCGCGCGGGGTATCGGGCCGGCTCAACGGCGGCGTCGGCATGCTGCTCAAGAAGAACAAGGTCGATGTGATCTGGGGCGAGGCCTCGATCGACTCGGCGGCCAAGGGCAACGAGCCCGGCAAGGTCACGGTCAAGGAGACCAAGCGCGCCGAACCGCCGAAGGGCGCCAAGGGTGCGGGCACCTACTCGGCCAAGCACATCATTGTCGCGACCGGCGCCCGCCCGCGCGTACTGCCCGGCATCGAGCCCGACAAGAAGCAGATCTGGACCTATTACGAGGCGATGGTCCCGGAGAAGATGCCCAAGAGCCTGCTGGTGATGGGCTCCGGCGCGATCGGCATCGAGTTCGCCTCGTTCTACCGCACGATGGGCGCCGACGTGACGGTCATCGAGCTGCTGCCGCAGATCCTTCCGGTGGAGGATGCGGAGATCGCCGGTCTCGCCCGCAAGCGTTTCGAGAAGCAGGGCATCAAGATTCTCACCAGCGCCAAGGTGACGAAGGTCGAGAAGGGCGCCGACTCGGTCACCGCCACGGTCGAGGACGACAAGGGCAAGACGCAGCAGCTCACCGCAGAGAAGTTGATCTCGGCCGTCGGCGTCGTCGGCAATATCGAGAATCTGGGTCTTGAGAAGATCGGGGTGAAGATCGAGCGCGGTGTCGTCGTGACCGACGGGCTCGGACGCACCAACGTGCCGGGCGTCTACGCCATCGGCGATGTGGCCGGCCCGCCGATGCTTGCCCATAAGGCCGAGCACGAGGGTGTCATCTGCATCGAGACCATCAAGGGCCTGCATACCCATCCGATGGACAAGGCCAAGATTCCGGGCTGCACCTATTGCCATCCGCAGATCGCCAGCGTCGGCGTCACCGAGGGGAAGGCGAAGGAACTTGGTCTCTCGATCAAGGTCGGCCGCTTCCCCTTCGCGGGCAACGGCAAAGCGATCGCGCTCGGCGAGCCGGACGGTCTCATCAAGACGATCTTCGACGCCAAGTCCGGACAGTTGCTCGGCGCCCACATGATCGGTGCCGAAGTCACCGAGCTGATCCAGGGCTACGTCGTCGCGATGACCCTGGAATCGACCGAGGAAGAGCTGATGCACACGGTCTTCCCGCATCCGACGCTCTCCGAGATGATGCACGAGAGCGTGCTCGATGCGTATGGTCGCGTGATCCACACCTGACCCGGAGCGATCGCTCCCTGCGAAGTTAGCAGTGCCTCACTAAACCCCCGGTCCCCGACCGTTCTCGTTCCGGCGATGACAGCGCGGCGGGAGTTTTGTGAGGGACACTAATAACGTCGATGGGTGTGCAGGATCGGGCTCGTTGCCCCGGCCCTGCGCGCCCACTTTGTTTTTCACGCGCCTCCACGCTCGTTCGCCTCCGCGGCGTGCCGTGCCGGCGCAAAGAATTTTCCGGTGGAATTCGGTAAGGATGCCGGATGAATCCGTTCGTTTGAACTTCTGGAGTCGAGGCGTGCCGTATACCAGCGTTGGTGCGCCCTTGATGCGGAAGCTCACCCCTTCATGATCCTACGAGTTCTTCTACTCGGCCTCGGGCTCGGAGCTGTCTACGCTGCGCTGACGTCGCTGCGCGTCCACCTCTACGTCACTCTTCTGCTCCTGTTTTTGAGTGCAGGGCCGTTGAGCTACCTCGTCTTCCGGGAAGAGCACGAATAGGCGTCGCCAGGCACTCCGGAGCCCCTTCGATCGGCAAAGGGCGTGTTCGCTTCGGCGGACACGCCCTTTTTGCATGGATCAGACAGTGTGGTGAGAGCGCATTCCGACGAAGTGGCTGCCGGTTCGTCGAAAGAATGCGCGTCACAATCAAAGGCCAAGAGACGTTGGCTTGGTGTCATCAGGTCGGATACGGCTCTCCGTCAGCGCGGGCCGCCGCCGCGGCGCATGGCGATCTCCTGACCTTCCTGATTCACCGCGCCCGAGGGGGCGTTCCGCTCGTTGGGGACCGGATTCATGCCCTCGTTTGCGGTCCGCGAGGACGGTCGGCTGTCGGCCGGGTTTCCGGCCGCGCGTTTCAGAGCGAGGGCACGCCGGGCCCCGGAGACCGTCCGGCCGCGGGCATCGGCGTTGCGGCGGCGCTCATGCTCCTTGCTGACGCGCTTCACGGCCGCGGCGAGCAAGGCTGCCTTCTCGCGGGTGCCGGAGTTGTCGGAGGCCCGATTTGCTCCGGATGGGGCGGCCTTGCCACGCAGCTCGCGCCTTTGGCGGCGAGACACATCGCGAGCGCGGTCGCGCCGTTCGCGGAGCAGGCGGATCAAATCGGGTAGCGCCTTATCATCTTCCGCATCCAACTCGGGGTGATGCGAGCGCTTCACCAACTCGGTCTCACCGGCATCCAGCAGCCGTTCCTCACGGCGTCGCGATACGGACATGGTTACTCCCGGTTCCTTCAGGTTGCCTGCGACATGAGCGGCCCAGCGCGAGGCGCCGACGCTCGAACGCCAACACCTCCGTTCCGCGAAGGTTGCCTCGGTCGGCACTCGAGGATCGCGTCAGCGCCATCTCGGCGTCCCTGCCACGCCCCCCCCGCTTCTTCGCCGTCGCGCCGGGTGCGGTGGGCCGGCAGCGTCGATTCCGTAGGGCTCGCAACGCGCGGCGCCACGGGGAAACCCGGGCACCCGGGCGGCGTTGAGGTTGCACACCCATACGAAGGCCGGCGCGAAAGCGGGAAACCACCATGACCATGATGCGCACGGTGTGGGTTGGCCTTTTGGTCTCGGGGGTCGGCCTTGGCAGCGTGCCCGCTCTTGCCCAGACATCCGGCAGCGCAGGATTGCCCTCCGGCTTCACTGCACCCGGCCTTCCCTTCGGCCCGACTTCGTCGGTCGCAACAGTGGCGGCGCCGAGTCCGACGATGGCCCTCGCCAATCCCGGCGGCTTGAGTTTCGGCGGCGCCTCCCGCGTCTCGGGGCTCGGCGCCTCGACACCGTCCGGTGGCAATGCCGGAGGTTTGAGCTTCGGTGGCGCGGCCGCGACGGCCGTCGGCGGCTCCGGATTGCGTTCGACCGGCGGCGGGACCAGTGCCGTCGGGCGCCGCCCCCTCGACGACGTGGCCGCCAGTCCCGGATCGGGCGGGGGAGGGGGTGCGCCTGCAGGCGCCGGCATCGCCGGTAGCGCAGGCTTCTCCCGCAGACCGACCGATGCCTATTTCGATCCGCTCTCCGGCTCCGGTCTGCGCTGACGGCAAGGGAACGTGCACCGCGCCGGGCTGTCCACAGTCTGAGTCAGCCTCGGTAAGCTCTCGCTCACCACTTCGATATGTTCTATCTTCGTTCTCATGCCGAGTCGGAGAAGGATGATGCCTGAGCCTCAGATTGCCGAGCGGAGCCGAAGCACGGTCTCATCCGCAGCAGATCTCGGGGAGGAGCGGGCCGCCTCCTGCCCCGTAGAGGAGCTTGCCCAGGCCTATCTCAGTAGCACGGGTGGCGATGCAGGCATCGCGCTGCGTTGCGCGATCACCGACGCCTTGTCCGACCTGATGGAGGCCGAGCGGCGAGACCGTGAGAACAGCCGTCTCATCTCGCGTGGCTTTGTCCGCAACACACGGCCACGTTGGTAGCGATTTGGGGCGTGGCGGTGAGACGCACCGCTTGAAGCGGGGGCGGTGGGGCGCATCTTCGAAGGGACGTTGTCCGGGATGACCGATATGCGCCTGTCTTTCCTCACGATTCTTGCGGGGCTCGCCTTCGTCGCCGCGTCACCGGCGGCGCGGGCCGAACTTCTCATCGCCATCGACAAGGATGCGCAGCGGATGAGCGTGGTGGTCGATGGCTCACCGCGCTACGAGTGGCCGGTCTCGACCGGGGTCGCGGGTCACGATACGCCAAACGGCAGCCATCGCCCGTTCCGCATGGAGAAGACGCATTTCTCCCGCGAATGGGACAACGCGCCGATGCCGCACGCGAT from Methylobacterium sp. AMS5 carries:
- the pdhA gene encoding pyruvate dehydrogenase (acetyl-transferring) E1 component subunit alpha, whose translation is MGAGSEAGKPAAETDAPQHRPAPNIPQFTKDEDLHAYREMLSIRRFEEKAGQLYGMGLIGGFCHLYIGQEAVVVGMQMAGEDGDQNITGYRDHGHMLACGMDPKGVMAELTGRRGGYSRGKGGSMHMFSREKQFFGGHGIVGAQVALGTGLAFADAYLKNGKVSFTYMGDGAANQGQVYESFNMAALWKLPVVYVIENNRYAMGTSVARASAQTDFSKRGLSFGIPGEQVDGMDVRTVREAASRAINHARSGEGPYILEMQTYRYRGHSMSDPAKYRTKDEVSKMRDEHDPIEMVRKRLLEAHGVPEAELKSIDAKVREVVNESADFATHDPEPDPSELWTDILLEARA
- a CDS encoding pyruvate dehydrogenase complex E1 component subunit beta, whose translation is MATDILMPALSPTMEEGKLAKWLKKEGDPVKAGDILAEIETDKATMEVEAIDEGVLAKILVADGTENVAVNTPIAIIAEEGEDVAAAAASGGKGKPDGASGGSPAPTPDMQAEGMADKSAATAKTDDDAQKAPASPAIITNKAPDPVMEEFPADSPMKTTTVREALRDAMAEEMRKDDKVLVMGEEVAEYQGAYKITQGLLQEFGARRVVDTPITEHGFAGIGVGAAFMGLKPIVEFMTFNFAMQAIDHIINSAAKTLYMSGGQLGCPIVFRGPNGAAARVGAQHSHDYAAWYSNVPGLKVIAPYTASDAKGLLKAAIRDPNPVIFLENEILYGQSFPVPEIEDFVLPIGKARIHRPGKDVTIVSFSIGMTYALKAAQALAEEGIEAEVIDLRTIRPMDSATVVESVKKTGRCVCVEEGFPQSGVGAEIVARLMVDAFDYLDAPVLRVTGKDVPMPYAANLEKLALPSVAEVIEAVKSVCYK
- a CDS encoding DUF5076 domain-containing protein; this translates as MSETFEELEIPPDALEQGGIEIVRASIVDGAVSVALRRAFEDPATWGRLLIDLARQAARAYAKETDISEEEAFERIRAGWEAESLDPNNALN
- a CDS encoding pyruvate dehydrogenase complex dihydrolipoamide acetyltransferase, which gives rise to MPINVLMPALSPTMEKGNLAKWLKKEGDAIKSGDVIAEIETDKATMEVEAVDEGVLAKILVAEGTADVPVNELIALIAEEGEDPGSVQAPKGGAEAKTAPVEPKGTPDQNAAPDGAHASYARVDQAPEGAKPNGAAQPAGSGDRVFASPLARRIAKQEGVDLSAVKGSGPHGRVIQRDVQAAIEGGTAKAGAAAKPEAKSAPAPEKPAPKAASGGAPAGLSLDQVRGFYEKGSFEEVPLDGMRKTIAKRLTEAMQVAPHFYLTVDCELDALMKLRETLNGSAGKDKDGKPLFKLSVNDFVIKAMGLALTRVPAANAVWAEDRILRFKHAEVGVAVAIDGGLFTPVIRKADQKTLSAISNEMKDFAGRARAKKLKPEEYQGGVTSVSNLGMFGIKHFTAVINPPQSSILAVGAGEKRVVVKDGQPTVAQVMTATLSCDHRVLDGALGAELIAAFKGLIENPMGMLV
- the lpdA gene encoding dihydrolipoyl dehydrogenase — its product is MSETYDVLIIGAGPGGYVTAIRSAQLGFKTAVIDREHLGGICLNWGCIPTKALLRSAEIYHYMQHASDYGLSAKEVSFDAAAIVKRSRGVSGRLNGGVGMLLKKNKVDVIWGEASIDSAAKGNEPGKVTVKETKRAEPPKGAKGAGTYSAKHIIVATGARPRVLPGIEPDKKQIWTYYEAMVPEKMPKSLLVMGSGAIGIEFASFYRTMGADVTVIELLPQILPVEDAEIAGLARKRFEKQGIKILTSAKVTKVEKGADSVTATVEDDKGKTQQLTAEKLISAVGVVGNIENLGLEKIGVKIERGVVVTDGLGRTNVPGVYAIGDVAGPPMLAHKAEHEGVICIETIKGLHTHPMDKAKIPGCTYCHPQIASVGVTEGKAKELGLSIKVGRFPFAGNGKAIALGEPDGLIKTIFDAKSGQLLGAHMIGAEVTELIQGYVVAMTLESTEEELMHTVFPHPTLSEMMHESVLDAYGRVIHT